A DNA window from Candidatus Roseilinea sp. contains the following coding sequences:
- the ligA gene encoding DNA ligase — translation MSHSPAAPSADPAPQSVVERAAQLRAEINEHNYRYHVLDAPIISDAEFDALLNELRVIESRYPELITPDSPTQRVGAPAAEGFAKVRHPQPILSLGNAFDAADVRAWRDRLIKYAQQHLGDSSDLSALDDYVVEPKIDGLTVVLTYADGVFVQGATRGDGLVGEDITANLRAVKSVPLALRRKGAMTLPARLSVRGEAFMSIADFEKLNQAQRAAGERTFANPRNAAAGALRQLDPSLTARRPLRLLCYAIVDFVPGADGQTPPRTQWETLDYLRQLGFPVTDIAQRFGDLESAIAYCASYVEQRDDLPFEIDGMVIKLNDLELAQRLGYVGKDPRGAIAFKFPAREATTILKDVNVTIGRTGNIVPNAVLEPVHIGGITITNATLHNYDDIARKDIRIGDRVIVKRAGDVIPYVAGPVIAARTGRERIITPPTECPFCGAALVRREGEVALYCTNADCPGRLDRAISHFAGSSAMDIAGLGEKIVAQLIEAGLIADVADLYTLKKDDLLGLEKFAERKAQKLLDAIEASKRQPLYRLIIGLGIRHVGEVAARALADRFGSLDALVQAASESPEALQTIEGVGPVIAESVSEWAKRESTRALIAKLKRAGVDPRQAARGSQARAEGPLAGHTFVITGTLSQPREAIAAWIESQGGKVTDSVSKNTTYLVVGDAPGASKIKKAQQLNVPTISEEELRRLAR, via the coding sequence GTGAGTCATTCACCTGCTGCCCCCAGCGCCGATCCCGCGCCTCAGAGCGTTGTTGAGCGCGCGGCCCAGTTGCGCGCCGAGATTAACGAGCACAACTACCGCTACCACGTGCTCGATGCGCCGATCATCAGCGACGCTGAGTTTGATGCGCTCCTGAACGAGCTGCGCGTGATCGAGTCTCGGTACCCCGAGCTGATCACGCCGGATTCGCCGACTCAGCGGGTGGGCGCGCCGGCAGCCGAGGGGTTTGCTAAAGTGCGCCACCCGCAACCCATCCTCAGCCTGGGCAATGCGTTCGACGCAGCCGATGTGCGTGCCTGGCGCGACCGCCTCATCAAGTATGCGCAGCAGCACCTCGGCGATAGCAGCGACCTCAGCGCATTGGACGACTACGTGGTCGAGCCGAAGATTGATGGGCTGACCGTGGTGCTGACATATGCCGATGGCGTGTTCGTGCAGGGCGCGACGCGCGGCGATGGCCTGGTGGGCGAAGACATCACGGCCAATTTGCGCGCCGTGAAGAGCGTGCCCTTAGCGCTGCGGCGCAAGGGCGCGATGACCCTGCCGGCTCGCCTGAGTGTGCGCGGCGAGGCGTTCATGTCGATCGCCGATTTCGAGAAGCTGAACCAAGCGCAACGGGCAGCCGGCGAGCGAACGTTCGCCAATCCGCGCAATGCCGCCGCCGGCGCGCTGCGCCAACTCGATCCCAGCTTAACGGCAAGGCGTCCGCTGCGCCTGTTGTGCTACGCCATCGTGGATTTCGTCCCCGGCGCCGACGGCCAGACGCCGCCCCGCACCCAATGGGAGACGCTGGACTATCTACGGCAATTGGGCTTCCCGGTCACTGACATCGCCCAACGCTTCGGCGACTTGGAAAGCGCCATCGCCTATTGCGCGTCGTACGTCGAGCAGCGCGACGACCTGCCCTTCGAGATTGATGGCATGGTCATCAAGCTGAACGATTTGGAGCTGGCGCAGCGCTTGGGCTACGTCGGCAAGGATCCGCGCGGCGCGATCGCCTTCAAATTCCCGGCCCGCGAAGCTACGACCATCCTGAAAGATGTCAACGTCACGATTGGCCGAACGGGGAACATCGTGCCGAACGCGGTGCTGGAGCCGGTGCACATCGGCGGGATCACGATCACCAACGCCACGCTGCACAACTACGACGATATCGCTCGCAAGGACATTCGCATCGGCGACCGCGTCATCGTCAAGCGCGCCGGCGACGTGATCCCCTACGTTGCCGGCCCGGTGATCGCTGCGCGCACCGGTCGGGAACGCATCATCACGCCGCCAACCGAATGCCCATTCTGCGGGGCGGCGCTCGTGCGCCGCGAAGGTGAGGTGGCGCTCTATTGCACGAACGCCGATTGCCCCGGTCGGCTGGATCGCGCCATCAGCCACTTCGCCGGCAGCAGCGCAATGGACATCGCAGGGCTGGGCGAGAAAATCGTCGCGCAACTGATCGAAGCTGGGCTGATTGCCGATGTCGCCGATCTGTACACGCTAAAGAAGGATGACCTACTGGGACTTGAGAAGTTCGCCGAACGCAAGGCGCAGAAGCTGCTGGATGCGATCGAGGCGTCGAAGCGACAGCCGCTGTATCGCCTGATCATCGGGTTGGGCATTCGTCATGTGGGCGAAGTAGCGGCACGGGCGCTGGCCGACCGCTTCGGCAGTTTAGATGCGCTGGTTCAGGCGGCCAGCGAGTCGCCGGAAGCCCTACAAACGATTGAGGGCGTCGGCCCGGTCATCGCTGAGAGCGTGAGCGAGTGGGCCAAACGTGAGAGCACCCGTGCGCTCATCGCAAAGCTGAAGCGCGCCGGCGTGGATCCGCGACAAGCGGCGCGCGGCTCGCAGGCGAGGGCGGAAGGGCCGCTCGCCGGCCATACCTTTGTCATAACCGGCACACTGTCGCAGCCGCGCGAGGCAATTGCAGCGTGGATCGAGTCGCAGGGCGGCAAAGTGACGGATAGCGTCAGCAAAAATACGACTTACCTGGTGGTGGGTGATGCGCCGGGCGCGAGTAAAATAAAAAAAGCGCAGCAGTTGAACGTGCCGACAATTAGCGAGGAAGAATTGCGCCGCCTTGCGCGCTGA
- the adh gene encoding alcohol dehydrogenase, protein MLAVVKASPGPGFVLQDVPVPQPPAGWVRVRVRAVGICGTDIPIFEGIRPVPYPLIPGHEFAGEIDALGPGVTDWQTGDRVAVGLVIGCGACPACYRGEENLCPRITEIGIHIHGAFAEYVLAPTKTLHRLPDHLSFADGASVDPLASSYRGIRRLNLQPRDDVAIFGLGPIGLYALQAVRAHGVRRVIAITPHRGLRSEIAHRIGADAVIESAACGDLAEAVRAANGGALPSVVIEATGQPSVFADLYRAAAPGARVLLLGIFHERGMFDPAQIIRRELRVAGSFCYAWDDFEASLDLIARGQVRTAPVITHTLPLSHMAEALERIHRREAVKVILEP, encoded by the coding sequence ATGCTTGCCGTAGTGAAAGCGTCGCCGGGGCCGGGGTTTGTCTTGCAGGATGTCCCTGTGCCGCAACCGCCGGCCGGCTGGGTGCGCGTGCGCGTGCGCGCGGTGGGCATCTGTGGCACCGACATTCCCATCTTCGAGGGCATTCGGCCGGTGCCTTATCCGCTCATCCCCGGCCACGAATTTGCCGGCGAGATAGATGCGCTCGGCCCGGGCGTGACCGATTGGCAGACCGGCGACCGAGTGGCGGTGGGCTTGGTGATCGGCTGCGGCGCGTGCCCGGCTTGCTATCGCGGCGAGGAAAACCTGTGCCCGCGCATCACCGAGATCGGCATCCACATCCACGGCGCGTTTGCCGAGTATGTGCTGGCGCCGACGAAGACGCTACATCGTTTACCCGATCATTTGAGCTTCGCCGACGGCGCATCGGTGGACCCACTCGCCTCGTCCTATCGCGGCATCCGTCGTCTGAACTTGCAACCGCGCGATGACGTGGCGATCTTCGGCCTGGGGCCGATCGGCTTGTATGCGTTGCAGGCCGTGCGCGCACACGGCGTCCGGCGTGTCATCGCCATCACCCCGCACCGTGGCCTGCGCAGCGAGATTGCCCATCGCATCGGCGCCGACGCAGTGATCGAGTCCGCGGCTTGCGGCGACCTGGCCGAGGCCGTGCGCGCGGCCAACGGCGGCGCATTGCCCTCGGTGGTGATCGAAGCGACCGGCCAGCCGAGCGTGTTTGCCGATCTGTATCGCGCAGCGGCGCCGGGCGCGCGCGTGTTGCTGCTGGGCATCTTCCACGAGCGCGGAATGTTCGACCCGGCGCAGATCATCCGCCGCGAGTTGCGCGTCGCAGGGAGCTTTTGCTACGCTTGGGACGACTTTGAGGCGAGTCTTGACCTGATCGCGCGCGGGCAGGTGCGCACAGCGCCGGTGATTACGCATACCCTGCCGCTCTCCCACATGGCCGAGGCGCTCGAACGCATCCATCGCCGCGAGGCCGTCAAGGTGATCCTGGAACCGTGA
- the argD gene encoding acetylornithine aminotransferase produces the protein MTSADLIARDRAAVSPAIYRYTDIAFARGEGVFLYDFEGNRYYDMAAGIATMNVGHCHPRVVQAIADQAGRLIHAAAHVGYMAPYVEIVETLRSLMPPPLDAGKALLVNSGSEAVESALKLARAVTGRSMVLAFIDGFHGRPMGALAATGSSSGYRRHLGGLLAGVEHVPYPSCGRCAFGHGPRAPQDCCGQWKAFIQMTLDKLVHPDDLAAILVEPIAGEGGYIVPPDDFLPFLRQVCDRTGALLIVDEVQTGLGRTGRWFAFEHSGIAPDVVALGKAIGGGLPLGGIIARADLMDRWWPAAHGSTFGGNPIACRAGLETIAIMREEGLLENAMRVGARLMQGFEEARPYAPAIGEVRGRGLMVAVDLVDRQGQPLSTDLLKQVIKSLGKHGVVMTKCGPSALRFAPALILTEQQADEVVTRVIEVVQGLAA, from the coding sequence ATGACCTCTGCTGACCTCATCGCCCGTGATCGCGCAGCAGTCAGCCCGGCTATTTATCGCTACACCGACATCGCCTTCGCGCGCGGCGAGGGGGTGTTCCTCTACGACTTCGAGGGCAACCGCTATTACGACATGGCCGCCGGCATTGCCACGATGAACGTGGGGCATTGCCATCCGCGCGTGGTGCAGGCGATCGCCGACCAGGCCGGCCGGCTCATCCATGCTGCCGCGCATGTGGGCTACATGGCGCCTTACGTAGAAATCGTGGAGACATTGCGCAGCCTCATGCCGCCGCCGCTCGACGCCGGCAAGGCGCTACTCGTCAACAGCGGCAGCGAAGCCGTGGAGTCGGCGTTAAAGCTGGCGCGCGCGGTCACCGGCCGCAGCATGGTGCTGGCGTTCATTGACGGCTTTCACGGCCGACCGATGGGCGCGCTGGCCGCTACCGGCAGCAGCAGCGGCTATCGGCGACACTTGGGCGGGCTGCTTGCGGGTGTCGAGCACGTGCCCTATCCGAGCTGTGGGCGCTGCGCCTTTGGCCATGGGCCGCGCGCGCCGCAGGACTGCTGCGGCCAGTGGAAGGCGTTCATCCAGATGACGCTCGACAAGCTGGTGCATCCCGACGACTTGGCCGCGATCCTCGTCGAGCCGATTGCCGGCGAGGGCGGCTACATCGTGCCGCCAGATGACTTTCTGCCTTTCCTGCGCCAGGTGTGCGACCGCACCGGCGCCCTGCTGATTGTGGACGAAGTGCAAACCGGTCTGGGGCGCACCGGGCGCTGGTTTGCCTTTGAGCACAGCGGCATCGCGCCCGACGTCGTCGCTCTGGGCAAAGCCATCGGCGGTGGCCTGCCGCTGGGTGGCATCATCGCCCGCGCCGATCTGATGGACCGCTGGTGGCCGGCGGCGCACGGCAGCACCTTCGGCGGCAACCCCATCGCTTGCCGCGCGGGCCTGGAGACGATCGCCATCATGCGCGAGGAGGGCCTGTTGGAGAACGCAATGCGCGTCGGCGCGCGGCTCATGCAGGGCTTCGAGGAGGCGCGCCCGTATGCGCCGGCCATCGGCGAAGTGCGCGGACGCGGGTTGATGGTCGCCGTGGACTTGGTAGATCGGCAAGGCCAACCCCTGAGCACCGACCTGCTGAAGCAAGTGATCAAGTCGCTCGGCAAGCACGGGGTGGTGATGACCAAGTGCGGCCCCAGCGCGCTGCGCTTTGCCCCGGCCCTGATCCTCACCGAGCAACAAGCCGATGAGGTGGTGACGCGAGTGATCGAAGTGGTGCAAGGCCTGGCCGCCTGA
- the coaW gene encoding type II pantothenate kinase codes for MRAAIDFGLTHVDVVATSDGDALHVATLPSQRTVDVAQVRRALAALECDVADFRQICVTGSQHRQLPDAIDGVPIVKVGEIEAIGLGGLRLAQRQQPALQEALVVSAGSGTAMVAVRNHSAQHVTGSAVGGGTLIGLCKLLIGTADAQEIDALAMAGDSNKVDITLLEATGGAIGRLPADANAVNFGRAAMPELAQVERKDLAAGVAVMVGQVIAVIAINAARAERLEPIVVVGHLVDLACVRRVLQAVGGYYGVNFTIPEMPGCATAIGALIGAARAQ; via the coding sequence ATGAGGGCTGCGATTGACTTCGGCTTGACGCACGTGGACGTTGTGGCGACGAGCGACGGGGACGCCCTACACGTTGCTACGCTGCCCAGCCAGCGCACGGTGGATGTGGCGCAGGTACGGCGCGCCCTTGCTGCGCTGGAATGCGACGTCGCCGACTTCCGACAGATTTGTGTCACCGGCAGCCAACATCGCCAACTGCCGGATGCGATTGATGGCGTGCCCATCGTCAAAGTGGGCGAGATTGAAGCAATCGGTCTGGGCGGGCTGCGCCTGGCGCAGCGCCAACAACCCGCGCTGCAAGAAGCGCTCGTGGTCAGCGCCGGCTCGGGCACGGCCATGGTCGCCGTCCGCAACCACAGCGCACAGCACGTCACCGGCAGCGCCGTCGGCGGCGGGACGTTGATCGGCCTGTGTAAATTGCTGATCGGCACTGCCGATGCGCAGGAAATTGACGCGCTGGCGATGGCCGGCGACTCCAACAAAGTAGACATCACCTTGCTCGAGGCGACCGGCGGAGCGATCGGCCGACTGCCGGCCGATGCAAACGCGGTCAACTTTGGTCGCGCGGCGATGCCCGAACTGGCCCAAGTCGAGCGCAAAGACCTGGCCGCCGGCGTGGCCGTGATGGTTGGCCAGGTGATCGCGGTGATCGCCATCAACGCTGCGCGCGCGGAGCGGCTGGAACCGATCGTCGTCGTCGGCCACCTGGTAGACCTGGCATGTGTGCGCAGGGTGCTTCAAGCGGTTGGTGGGTATTACGGCGTAAACTTCACCATCCCGGAGATGCCGGGCTGCGCCACAGCCATCGGCGCGCTGATCGGCGCCGCACGAGCGCAGTAA
- the wecB gene encoding UDP-N-acetyl glucosamine 2-epimerase, with amino-acid sequence MPTLNVMVVLGTRPEAIKLAPVIRALQRRADRIQTWVCSTGQHREMLDAALRSFAIRLDFDLQLMRPDQSLADSTARILAALDAVFNDARPDWVLTQGDTTTAMAASLAAFYRRIRIGHVEAGLRSGNLQQPFPEEANRRIADLLADLHFAPTATARDHLLREGIPAERIIVTGNTVVDALLITSRRINARALIERIGELSAHDDRFNKRMILVTAHRRESFGAPFANICRALRTIAERYPDVQIVYPVHYNPNIAGPAQALLSGVPNIALIRPVDYETMVALMQHAYLILTDSGGIQEEAPSLHKPVLILREVTERPEVVTLGAACLVGSHPDRIVAEASRLLEDSEAYRRMTSVENPYGDGRASERIVEAILARDS; translated from the coding sequence ATGCCAACTTTGAACGTGATGGTTGTGCTGGGCACGCGCCCAGAGGCGATTAAGCTGGCGCCGGTGATCCGCGCGCTTCAGCGACGCGCGGATCGCATCCAGACATGGGTGTGCTCCACCGGCCAACATCGCGAGATGCTGGATGCTGCGCTCCGCTCCTTCGCGATTCGCCTAGACTTCGATCTGCAGCTCATGCGGCCCGATCAAAGCCTGGCCGACTCCACCGCGCGCATTCTGGCGGCGCTCGATGCTGTGTTCAACGATGCCCGCCCCGATTGGGTGCTGACGCAAGGCGACACAACAACCGCGATGGCCGCCAGCTTGGCCGCGTTCTACCGGCGCATTCGCATCGGGCACGTCGAGGCCGGCCTGCGCAGCGGCAACTTGCAACAGCCGTTTCCCGAAGAGGCGAATCGGCGCATCGCCGATTTGTTGGCCGACCTGCACTTTGCACCCACGGCGACGGCGCGCGACCACTTGCTGCGCGAGGGCATCCCCGCCGAACGCATTATCGTCACCGGCAACACGGTTGTTGATGCGCTGCTCATCACATCCCGGCGCATCAACGCACGCGCGCTGATTGAGCGCATCGGCGAGCTGAGCGCGCACGACGACCGCTTCAACAAGCGGATGATCTTGGTCACCGCCCACCGGCGCGAGAGCTTCGGCGCGCCTTTTGCGAATATCTGCCGTGCTTTGCGCACCATTGCCGAGCGCTATCCCGACGTCCAGATTGTCTATCCAGTTCACTACAACCCAAATATCGCCGGGCCGGCGCAGGCCCTGCTCAGCGGTGTGCCCAACATCGCCTTGATCCGGCCGGTGGATTACGAAACTATGGTCGCGCTGATGCAACACGCTTATCTCATACTCACCGACTCGGGCGGCATCCAGGAGGAGGCGCCCAGCCTGCACAAACCCGTGCTGATATTGCGCGAGGTGACCGAGCGACCAGAGGTCGTAACGCTCGGCGCAGCGTGCCTGGTCGGCAGCCACCCCGATCGGATTGTTGCCGAGGCGTCGCGCCTGCTCGAGGATAGCGAGGCCTACCGACGCATGACTTCGGTCGAGAACCCCTATGGCGATGGCCGGGCCAGCGAACGGATCGTCGAGGCGATTCTGGCGCGCGACTCCTAG
- the ubiX gene encoding flavin prenyltransferase UbiX, translated as MTTPCRLIIAMSGASGAILGIRLLEVLRATEIETHLILSSAARATIHAETKWRVEDVERLARVVHPIGNIGASIASGSFKTSGMVIVPCSVNTISSIAYGVTNNLITRAADVCLKEARPVVAVVREAPLHVGHLRALTQFAEIGGVVFPPVPAFYAGLQSIDDMVTQIVGRVLDRLGIENDLVRRWEGLQAGHKQHRP; from the coding sequence ATGACGACGCCGTGCCGGTTAATCATCGCGATGAGTGGGGCAAGCGGCGCGATCCTGGGCATTCGCTTGCTCGAGGTGTTGCGTGCGACGGAGATAGAGACGCATCTCATCCTTAGCTCAGCCGCGCGCGCCACGATTCACGCCGAGACAAAGTGGCGCGTGGAGGACGTCGAGCGGTTGGCGCGGGTAGTGCATCCGATCGGCAACATCGGCGCCAGCATCGCCAGCGGCTCGTTCAAGACCAGCGGCATGGTGATCGTGCCGTGTTCGGTCAACACGATTTCTTCGATCGCCTACGGCGTCACCAACAACCTGATCACCCGGGCCGCGGATGTATGCTTGAAGGAAGCCCGTCCGGTCGTTGCGGTTGTTCGCGAGGCGCCGCTGCACGTCGGCCATTTGCGCGCGCTCACCCAGTTCGCCGAAATCGGCGGCGTAGTCTTTCCACCGGTGCCGGCCTTCTATGCCGGCTTGCAGAGCATAGATGACATGGTGACCCAGATCGTTGGGCGTGTGCTAGACCGCCTTGGCATCGAGAACGATCTGGTCAGGCGTTGGGAAGGTCTGCAAGCGGGTCACAAGCAGCATCGTCCATGA
- a CDS encoding lysine biosynthesis enzyme LysX, whose amino-acid sequence MLLEAFNRRGVAVDVVDDRSVVFDLCDLSDWKRYDVVMERCVSQSRATYVQRIMKLAGVRTVNRHEVIENCGDKFITTQLMLQHNVPTTRVMMAFTPASALEAIERLGYPCVLKPVIGSWGRGVVRVNDRDAAEAVVSLRDELGGYAQHIYYIQELVKKPGRDIRSFVVGDRTIAAIYRTSTHWITNTHLGGKASNCPVTAEIDAISVAAARAVGGGIVAVDLFEDPERGLLVNEVNHTMEFRNSVPATGVDIPGAMVEYVLQVAQQ is encoded by the coding sequence ATGCTGCTTGAAGCCTTTAATCGGCGCGGCGTCGCGGTAGACGTTGTTGATGACCGGAGCGTCGTCTTTGACTTGTGTGACTTGAGCGACTGGAAGCGCTACGATGTGGTCATGGAGCGCTGCGTTTCGCAGAGCCGCGCGACGTATGTCCAACGCATCATGAAACTCGCCGGCGTGCGCACCGTCAACCGGCACGAGGTGATTGAGAATTGCGGCGACAAATTCATCACAACGCAGCTCATGTTGCAACACAACGTGCCGACTACGCGCGTCATGATGGCGTTCACGCCGGCCAGCGCGCTTGAGGCCATCGAACGCCTGGGCTATCCGTGCGTGCTTAAGCCGGTCATCGGTTCATGGGGGCGCGGCGTCGTTCGCGTCAACGACCGTGATGCTGCCGAAGCCGTCGTGTCGCTGCGCGATGAATTGGGAGGCTACGCTCAGCACATTTACTACATCCAGGAGTTGGTCAAGAAGCCCGGGCGGGACATCCGCTCGTTCGTTGTGGGCGATCGAACGATCGCTGCGATATATCGCACCTCTACGCACTGGATTACGAATACGCACCTGGGCGGCAAAGCCAGCAACTGCCCGGTCACAGCGGAGATTGACGCGATCAGCGTCGCGGCGGCGCGCGCTGTGGGTGGCGGCATCGTTGCCGTGGACCTGTTCGAGGACCCAGAGCGTGGGCTGTTGGTCAACGAAGTCAACCACACGATGGAGTTTCGCAACAGCGTGCCGGCTACCGGGGTAGATATTCCGGGTGCCATGGTGGAGTATGTCTTGCAGGTGGCCCAGCAATGA
- the argC gene encoding N-acetyl-gamma-glutamyl-phosphate reductase, whose amino-acid sequence MNRVQCAIVGAAGYTGGELLRILNFHPFAEVTQITSRTRMGEHAHVPHPNLRGTRHGGLQFIRPDDLQKADVLFLCLPHGEASVQIERWLGLGDFVIDLSADFRLPNTSAYAKWYGAAHPAPSRLGQFVYGLPELTRDRLRGARYASGVGCNATATNLALLPLVRANMLDCNQPIIADVKVGSSEGGAESSAASHHPERSGAVRSYAPAGHRHIAEVELMFEMETAKLPEDRRPSTAPAIHMTVTSIEMVRGVLATVHAFLRQPAQEKDLWKAFRACYKDEPFVRIVKSNTGIFRLPEPKILAGSNWADVGFALSDDGRKVTLLCAIDNLMKGAAGSAVQCLNVMMGWDERAGLEFPGLHP is encoded by the coding sequence ATGAATCGCGTGCAATGTGCCATCGTCGGCGCGGCCGGCTATACCGGCGGCGAGCTGCTGCGGATTCTGAACTTCCATCCTTTCGCCGAGGTCACTCAGATTACCTCGCGCACGCGCATGGGCGAGCACGCGCATGTGCCCCACCCTAACCTGCGCGGCACTCGTCATGGTGGACTTCAGTTCATCCGGCCTGATGATCTTCAGAAGGCTGATGTGCTGTTCTTGTGTTTGCCCCACGGCGAGGCGAGCGTGCAGATTGAGCGTTGGTTGGGGCTTGGTGATTTTGTCATTGACCTCAGTGCGGACTTTCGTCTGCCCAATACAAGTGCCTATGCGAAATGGTATGGCGCTGCACATCCGGCGCCCAGTCGGCTGGGCCAATTCGTGTATGGCCTGCCGGAGTTGACGCGCGACCGGCTGCGCGGCGCGCGCTATGCCAGCGGCGTGGGCTGCAACGCTACCGCGACCAACCTCGCCCTGCTGCCGCTCGTCCGCGCCAACATGCTCGATTGCAACCAGCCGATCATCGCCGACGTTAAAGTCGGCAGCAGTGAAGGCGGCGCCGAGAGCAGCGCCGCCTCTCACCACCCGGAGCGCAGCGGCGCAGTGCGGTCCTATGCGCCGGCCGGCCACCGACACATCGCCGAAGTCGAGCTGATGTTCGAGATGGAAACGGCCAAACTGCCCGAAGACCGCCGGCCCAGCACCGCGCCCGCCATTCACATGACCGTGACTTCGATCGAAATGGTGCGCGGCGTATTGGCCACCGTGCATGCCTTCTTGAGACAACCGGCACAGGAGAAGGATCTCTGGAAGGCCTTTCGCGCATGCTACAAAGACGAACCGTTCGTCCGCATCGTCAAATCGAACACCGGCATCTTTCGCCTGCCCGAGCCGAAAATCCTGGCCGGCAGCAACTGGGCCGATGTGGGCTTCGCACTGAGCGATGACGGACGCAAGGTCACCCTGCTGTGCGCCATAGACAACCTGATGAAAGGCGCAGCCGGCAGCGCGGTGCAGTGTTTGAACGTGATGATGGGCTGGGACGAGCGCGCCGGCCTGGAATTTCCCGGATTACATCCTTGA
- a CDS encoding acetylglutamate kinase, translating to MIVIKVGGSAGINYDLVCDDIASLVKEGQPLVLVHGGSHETNVLSERLGKPPRFLTSPQGFTSRYTDAETLDIFAMVYAGKMNMRIVERLQKRGVNAIGLSGLDGRLLEGPRKASVRAVVDGRQVLVRDDFTGKVERVNVALLRLLLDHGYTPVVSPPACSTAGEAINVDGDRAAAMIAAALGAKQLIILSNVPGLLRDFPDERTLIPRLAYGELEQALSFAEGRMKKKVLGASEAIAGGVSQVIFADARITRPVFHAMRGAGTVIER from the coding sequence ATGATTGTGATCAAAGTCGGCGGATCGGCCGGCATCAACTACGACCTGGTGTGCGACGACATCGCATCGCTGGTGAAAGAGGGACAGCCGCTCGTGCTGGTGCATGGCGGCTCGCACGAGACCAATGTGCTCAGCGAAAGGCTCGGCAAACCGCCCCGCTTCCTCACTTCGCCGCAGGGATTCACCTCGCGCTACACAGACGCCGAGACGTTGGACATCTTCGCCATGGTGTATGCCGGCAAGATGAACATGCGCATTGTCGAGCGACTGCAAAAGCGCGGCGTGAACGCCATCGGCCTGAGCGGACTGGATGGGAGGTTGCTGGAAGGCCCGCGCAAGGCCAGCGTGCGCGCCGTGGTTGACGGTCGGCAAGTGTTAGTGCGCGACGACTTCACCGGCAAGGTCGAGCGGGTCAACGTCGCGCTGCTTCGCTTACTCCTGGACCATGGCTACACGCCGGTCGTATCGCCGCCGGCTTGCAGCACGGCCGGTGAGGCGATCAACGTGGACGGCGATCGCGCCGCTGCCATGATCGCAGCAGCGCTCGGCGCCAAGCAACTCATCATCCTTTCAAACGTGCCCGGGTTGCTGCGCGACTTTCCCGATGAGCGCACGCTGATCCCGCGCCTCGCCTACGGTGAACTCGAACAGGCGCTGTCGTTCGCCGAAGGCCGAATGAAGAAGAAAGTGCTGGGCGCCAGTGAGGCCATCGCCGGCGGCGTGTCGCAGGTGATCTTCGCCGATGCACGCATCACCCGCCCGGTGTTCCATGCGATGCGCGGCGCAGGCACGGTGATCGAGCGATAA